A genomic segment from Lasioglossum baleicum chromosome 5, iyLasBale1, whole genome shotgun sequence encodes:
- the LOC143209155 gene encoding uncharacterized protein LOC143209155 isoform X2 → MMSGASRLDQDWMRMVELRGGTGMTSGLSGRSSSRLHYTILTILDTVFSATVAAPAVVGYWRGTWGLSNVYVYPEDPALSSLTSILIGFVGLFVFNVTQNFLNGLLHPDKHRLSYYVGSRLYTAVFGFCCVNAWRGAWQALDLYTELTPSTVFAITAVSLLGLAILRAVRNISAPPFSLCLDSCPGYFEVQTMFRVNNTRDWSLYFLDCAFSVGVVGTLVVFVWRGVWILVDLYLFPDDQKYSSIGSIAIGYVIVTVTFCLQPLMRYVCARLQGLARLIIADGFLLLSFLGTVNVWRGIWNLLDLWLLPNNLELSCWITHVGCFVFLVLLNCSNSILVRGVYIDAEGEDGKCVAFPCHYFRLFFKVEREKKEARRRNLLVASKDFRPRPDGNTKDTENGALLPNSAPTTILPTNPESLV, encoded by the exons ATGATGAGCGGTGCGTCTAGGCTCGATCAGGATTGGATGAGAATGGTCGAGTTACGCGGCGGCACCGGGATGACGAGCGGGCTCAGTGGTCGATCATCGAGTCGGCTGCACTACACGATACTGACGATTTTGGACACGGTATTCTCGGCGACCGTGGCAGCGCCAGCAGTGGTCGGCTACTGGAGAGGTACATGGGGCCTCAGCAACGTCTACGTCTACCCCGAAGACCCTGCCCTCAGCAGCCTGACCTCGATCCTGATCGGATTCGTCGGCCTGTTCGTGTTCAATGTAACCCAGAACTTCCTGAACGGACTGTTGCACCCGGACAAGCATAGATTGTCTTACTATGTCGGGTCCAGACTGTACACCGCTGTCTTCGGGTTCTGCTGCGTGAACGCATGGCGTGGCGCATGGCAGGCACTCGATTTGTACACGGAACTCACCCCGAGCACTGTGTTCGCCATCACTGCTGTTAGTCTGCTCGGCCTTGCGATCTTGAGAGCCGTCAGGAACATTTCCGCACCGCCGTTCTCGCTTTGCTTGGACTCCTGTCCGGGATACTTCGAAGTGCAGACCATGTTCCGTGTGAAT AACACGAGAGACTGGTCGTTGTACTTTTTGGATTGCGCGTTCAGCGTTGGTGTCGTTGGTACCCTGGTCGTGTTCGTGTGGAGGGGTGTTTGGATACTCGTGGATCTCTATCTCTTCCCGGATGATCAGAAGTATTCATCGATTGGATCAATT GCCATCGGGTACGTGATCGTGACGGTGACGTTCTGTCTGCAGCCGCTGATGAGATACGTGTGCGCGCGTCTTCAAGGTCTCGCGCGATTGATCATCGCCGACGGTTTCCTTCTGCTCAGCTTCCTGGGCACGGTGAACGTTTGGCGTGGCATATGGAACCTGCTGGACTTATGGTTGCTTCCGAACAATTTGGAACTGTCCTGCTGGATCACACACGTCGGATGCTTCGTCTTCCTCGTACTGCTTAATTGCAGCAACTCGATACTTGTCCGGGGCGTCTACATCGATGCTGAAGGGGAAGACGGCAAATGCGTCGCGTTCCCTTGCCACTACTTTCGATTGTTCTTCAAG GTCGAACGCGAAAAGAAGGAGGCCCGTAGACGGAACCTGCTGGTGGCTTCGAAGGACTTCCGGCCCCGTCCAGACGGCAACACGAAGGACACAGAAAACGGTGCACTACTGCCGAACAGCGCGCCCACCACCATTTTGCCGACGAATCCTGAATCTCTGGTGTAA